The following proteins are encoded in a genomic region of Sphaeramia orbicularis chromosome 2, fSphaOr1.1, whole genome shotgun sequence:
- the dzip1 gene encoding cilium assembly protein DZIP1 isoform X2: MPFQDGVYYPYPSDTQGNHSSAGIPSLLNSPLSQQSVNGHSAPGMMPSSGASTVLPFKFRPRRESVDWRRINAVDIDLVVSQLDVDALQEHISSVTFCSLDGERCQRCQSPVDPALVKLLRLAQLSVEWLLHCQEFLSFNLRTAEERLVAAGREREQLLAQQKKQEEKMKMLTTELKQRKKVIRTQQSLLTPRIISSHKCQHCEKSFLNSGFLQSHMQRRHPDEYEIQLRSDTDKKVQTDSLKSEVSSLKEQIVQLQHALQTKTAQEKEQQSMHKDVLRELDRFKAEEMARMDRKIEDSRDGMRREMEFLYSRNIQALNEANQYSKQEKPPSPVQSQPERDLDNYKEMQSQAIRKLEQQLKKQDKKWESRMQEIESEKNQLLNDLSRMQLLVSEHQEHSQKLQQEMGRKLQEKEQTIRAQRDQIRNISSNPPTRIVETPVILSTPEPEPKPKRVVLESSSVSERRPVEKKPDPGLGKKQRATINVLRRNPNMKKEIRQELEKSVLNKLENLGVKPDQVGLKDKELSTILSKMHSKRQSNEYWLQREEISNTVDGKLETLSRGSDPALGSQTKTKHSFKVSQIRPRSSSLPSRATQIMSGPTVKQPKTPQPAPRTRTTTQPKTSTPNTKTVQRNFTPKTSPFSSDEEETEDDDTDMEAEEQPPRHHQNQRGKVPQLRLNQAAPVQIKATKSSPVLAKQTAVRNQFISSSQGSRGLTGGAMKTAVTKLDSDDEDKEDWSEISELQEIDPKQLQSFKDQNGNVDKRSFGKEKSVKKPAGGVSVFPERKDEIQELTYTDLEESSEWVVSSLEDKQEKPFQGSGPAKKSHDSPSTSVWGTSTGKGSKSGLTEAGTGSTLKSSLFTFSDISDSEDISNKHN; this comes from the exons ATG CCATTTCAAGACGGTGTCTACTACCCCTATCCTAGTGACACCCAGGGGAACCACTCTTCAGCGGGGATCCCATCCCTCCTGAATTCACCGCTCAGCCAGCAGTCTGTGAACGGCCACTCCGCACCAGGCATGATGCCTTCCAGCGGTGCCTCCACAGTCCTCCCCTTCAAGTTTCGTCCACGGAGGGAGAGCGTGGACTGGCGGCGTATCAACGCAGTGGACATTGATCTGGTGGTGAGCCAACTGGATGTGGATGCCCTTCAGGAGCACATCAGCTCTGTGACTTTCTGCAGCCTGGACGGGGAGCGATGTCAGCGTTGCCAGAGTCCTGTAGACCCAGCCTTGGTTAAGCTTCTGCGTCTCGCCCAGCTCTCAGTGGAGTGGCTCCTGCATTGCCAAGAGTTTTTGTCTTTTAACCTGCGGACCGCAGAGGAGAGGCTTGTGGCTGCTGGACGGGAGCGTGAGCAGCTGCTGGCTCAACAGAAGAAGCAAGAAGAGAAGATGAAGATGCTAACAACTGAGCTCAAGCAGAGGAAGAAGGTTATCCGCACCCAGCAGTCTCTGCTCACGCCAAGGATCATTAGCAGCCACAAG TGTCAGCATTGTGAAAAATCTTTCCTGAATTCTGGCTTCCTCCAGAGTCACATGCAGCGGCGCCACCCTGACGAGTATGAGATCC agCTGCGGTCCGACACTGATAAGAAAGTTCAGACTGACAGCCTCAAATCTGAGGTCAGCAGTTTGAAGGAACAGATTGTTCAGCTGCAACATGCCCTGCAAACCAAAACAGCCCAG GAAAAAGAACAGCAGTCGATGCACAAAGATGTTCTGAGAGAACTGGACCGTTTTAAGGCTGAGGAGATGGCACGCATGGACAGAAAGATAGAGGACAGCAGGGATGGCATGCGCCGGGAGATGGAATTTCTTTACTCCAGAAATATTCAGGCTcttaat GAAGCGAATCAGTACAGCAAACAAGAGAAACCACCCAGTCCTGTTCAGTCACAGCCAGAGAGAGATCTAGACAACTACAAAGAGATGCAGTCACAAGCAATCCGAAAGCTGGAACAACAGCTCAAAAAACAG GATAAAAAATGGGAATCCCGGATGCAAGAAATTGAGTCAGAAAAGAATCAG TTGTTGAATGACTTGAGCCGAATGCAGCTGCTGGTGTCGGAGCACCAGGAGCACAGCCAGAAGCTGCAGCAGGAGATGGGAAGGAAGCTACAGGAGAAGGAGCAGACTATCAGGGCTCAGCGGGACCAG ATTAGGAATATTTCCTCAAATCCTCCAACCAGAATAGTTGAAACACCAG tgattCTCAGtactccagaaccagaaccaaaaccaaagCGAGTTGTGCTTG AGTCAAGCAGCGTCTCTGAAAGGCGACCGGTGGAAAAAAAGCCTGATCCTGGACTAGGGAAGAAACAGAGGGCAACAATCAATGTCCTGAGAAGAAACCCCAATATGAAGAAAGAGATTCGACAAGAACTTGAGAAGTCTGTcttgaacaaactggaaaatctTGGAGTCAAGCCT GATCAGGTTGGTCTGAAGGATAAGGAGCTGTCCACCATCCTGTCCAAGATGCATTCAAAACGCCAGAGCAATGAGTACTGGCTTCAGCGGGAGGAGATCTCCAACACTGTTGACGGAAAGCTGGAAACCCTGAGCAGAGGTAGTGACCCAGCTCTGGGGTCACAAACCAAGACCAAACACTCATTTAAAG TGTCACAGATACGGCCTCGATCCAGTAGCCTGCCCTCCAGAGCAACCCAGATCATGTCTGGACCTACGGTGAAGCAGCCCAAAACCCCTCAGCCAGCCCCGAGGACCAGGACCACCACCCAGCCCAAAACGTCTACGCCCAACACTAAGACCGTCCAGAGGAATTTCACTCCCAA GACATCACCTTTCAGTTCAGATGAGGAAGAAACAGAAGATGATGACACAGACATGGAGGCGGAGGAACAGCCCCCCAGACATCATCAGAATCAGAGGGGCAAAGTCCCACAGCTCAGACTGAACCAGGCTGCCCCAGTCCAAATCAAAGCCACTAAGTCCAGTCCAGTTCTGGCAAAGCAGACCGCAGTTCGGAACCAGTTTATTTCCAGCTCCCAGGGGTCGAGAGGATTGACGGGCGGCGCGATGAAGACGGCCGTCACAAAGCTAGACAGCGATGATGAGGATAAGGAGGACTGGTCAGAAATCAGTGAGCTGCAAGAAATCGACCCCAAACAGCTCCAGAGTTTCAAAGACCAGAATGGCAACGTGGATAAGAGGAGCTTCGGTAAAG AGAAATCTGTCAAGAAACCAGCAGGGGGCGTCAGTGTCTTTCCAGAGAGAAAGGACGAAATTCAGGAACTCACA taCACAGATCTGGAGGAGAGCAGTGAGTGGGTGGTCTCCTCTTTAGAAGACAAACAGGAAAAGCCATTTCAGGGCTCTGGACCGGCAAAGAAAAGTCATGACTCACCCAGTACCAGTGTGTGGGGAACATCGACAGGAAAGGGATCCAAATCAG GTCTGACCGAAGCTGGAACAGGAAGCACGCTCAAGAGCAGCCTGTTCACCTTCAGCGACATCAGTGACTCCGAGGACATTAGCAATAAACACAATTAA
- the dzip1 gene encoding cilium assembly protein DZIP1 isoform X3: MMPSSGASTVLPFKFRPRRESVDWRRINAVDIDLVVSQLDVDALQEHISSVTFCSLDGERCQRCQSPVDPALVKLLRLAQLSVEWLLHCQEFLSFNLRTAEERLVAAGREREQLLAQQKKQEEKMKMLTTELKQRKKVIRTQQSLLTPRIISSHKCQHCEKSFLNSGFLQSHMQRRHPDEYEIQLRSDTDKKVQTDSLKSEVSSLKEQIVQLQHALQTKTAQEKEQQSMHKDVLRELDRFKAEEMARMDRKIEDSRDGMRREMEFLYSRNIQALNEANQYSKQEKPPSPVQSQPERDLDNYKEMQSQAIRKLEQQLKKQDKKWESRMQEIESEKNQLLNDLSRMQLLVSEHQEHSQKLQQEMGRKLQEKEQTIRAQRDQIRNISSNPPTRIVETPVILSTPEPEPKPKRVVLEEPVSAPKLDPIQELSEEEKESSSVSERRPVEKKPDPGLGKKQRATINVLRRNPNMKKEIRQELEKSVLNKLENLGVKPDQVGLKDKELSTILSKMHSKRQSNEYWLQREEISNTVDGKLETLSRGSDPALGSQTKTKHSFKVSQIRPRSSSLPSRATQIMSGPTVKQPKTPQPAPRTRTTTQPKTSTPNTKTVQRNFTPKTSPFSSDEEETEDDDTDMEAEEQPPRHHQNQRGKVPQLRLNQAAPVQIKATKSSPVLAKQTAVRNQFISSSQGSRGLTGGAMKTAVTKLDSDDEDKEDWSEISELQEIDPKQLQSFKDQNGNVDKRSFGKEKSVKKPAGGVSVFPERKDEIQELTYTDLEESSEWVVSSLEDKQEKPFQGSGPAKKSHDSPSTSVWGTSTGKGSKSGLTEAGTGSTLKSSLFTFSDISDSEDISNKHN, encoded by the exons ATGATGCCTTCCAGCGGTGCCTCCACAGTCCTCCCCTTCAAGTTTCGTCCACGGAGGGAGAGCGTGGACTGGCGGCGTATCAACGCAGTGGACATTGATCTGGTGGTGAGCCAACTGGATGTGGATGCCCTTCAGGAGCACATCAGCTCTGTGACTTTCTGCAGCCTGGACGGGGAGCGATGTCAGCGTTGCCAGAGTCCTGTAGACCCAGCCTTGGTTAAGCTTCTGCGTCTCGCCCAGCTCTCAGTGGAGTGGCTCCTGCATTGCCAAGAGTTTTTGTCTTTTAACCTGCGGACCGCAGAGGAGAGGCTTGTGGCTGCTGGACGGGAGCGTGAGCAGCTGCTGGCTCAACAGAAGAAGCAAGAAGAGAAGATGAAGATGCTAACAACTGAGCTCAAGCAGAGGAAGAAGGTTATCCGCACCCAGCAGTCTCTGCTCACGCCAAGGATCATTAGCAGCCACAAG TGTCAGCATTGTGAAAAATCTTTCCTGAATTCTGGCTTCCTCCAGAGTCACATGCAGCGGCGCCACCCTGACGAGTATGAGATCC agCTGCGGTCCGACACTGATAAGAAAGTTCAGACTGACAGCCTCAAATCTGAGGTCAGCAGTTTGAAGGAACAGATTGTTCAGCTGCAACATGCCCTGCAAACCAAAACAGCCCAG GAAAAAGAACAGCAGTCGATGCACAAAGATGTTCTGAGAGAACTGGACCGTTTTAAGGCTGAGGAGATGGCACGCATGGACAGAAAGATAGAGGACAGCAGGGATGGCATGCGCCGGGAGATGGAATTTCTTTACTCCAGAAATATTCAGGCTcttaat GAAGCGAATCAGTACAGCAAACAAGAGAAACCACCCAGTCCTGTTCAGTCACAGCCAGAGAGAGATCTAGACAACTACAAAGAGATGCAGTCACAAGCAATCCGAAAGCTGGAACAACAGCTCAAAAAACAG GATAAAAAATGGGAATCCCGGATGCAAGAAATTGAGTCAGAAAAGAATCAG TTGTTGAATGACTTGAGCCGAATGCAGCTGCTGGTGTCGGAGCACCAGGAGCACAGCCAGAAGCTGCAGCAGGAGATGGGAAGGAAGCTACAGGAGAAGGAGCAGACTATCAGGGCTCAGCGGGACCAG ATTAGGAATATTTCCTCAAATCCTCCAACCAGAATAGTTGAAACACCAG tgattCTCAGtactccagaaccagaaccaaaaccaaagCGAGTTGTGCTTG AGGAGCCCGTCTCTGCTCCTAAGCTGGATCCTATACAGGAGCTGTCAGAAGAGGAGAAAG AGTCAAGCAGCGTCTCTGAAAGGCGACCGGTGGAAAAAAAGCCTGATCCTGGACTAGGGAAGAAACAGAGGGCAACAATCAATGTCCTGAGAAGAAACCCCAATATGAAGAAAGAGATTCGACAAGAACTTGAGAAGTCTGTcttgaacaaactggaaaatctTGGAGTCAAGCCT GATCAGGTTGGTCTGAAGGATAAGGAGCTGTCCACCATCCTGTCCAAGATGCATTCAAAACGCCAGAGCAATGAGTACTGGCTTCAGCGGGAGGAGATCTCCAACACTGTTGACGGAAAGCTGGAAACCCTGAGCAGAGGTAGTGACCCAGCTCTGGGGTCACAAACCAAGACCAAACACTCATTTAAAG TGTCACAGATACGGCCTCGATCCAGTAGCCTGCCCTCCAGAGCAACCCAGATCATGTCTGGACCTACGGTGAAGCAGCCCAAAACCCCTCAGCCAGCCCCGAGGACCAGGACCACCACCCAGCCCAAAACGTCTACGCCCAACACTAAGACCGTCCAGAGGAATTTCACTCCCAA GACATCACCTTTCAGTTCAGATGAGGAAGAAACAGAAGATGATGACACAGACATGGAGGCGGAGGAACAGCCCCCCAGACATCATCAGAATCAGAGGGGCAAAGTCCCACAGCTCAGACTGAACCAGGCTGCCCCAGTCCAAATCAAAGCCACTAAGTCCAGTCCAGTTCTGGCAAAGCAGACCGCAGTTCGGAACCAGTTTATTTCCAGCTCCCAGGGGTCGAGAGGATTGACGGGCGGCGCGATGAAGACGGCCGTCACAAAGCTAGACAGCGATGATGAGGATAAGGAGGACTGGTCAGAAATCAGTGAGCTGCAAGAAATCGACCCCAAACAGCTCCAGAGTTTCAAAGACCAGAATGGCAACGTGGATAAGAGGAGCTTCGGTAAAG AGAAATCTGTCAAGAAACCAGCAGGGGGCGTCAGTGTCTTTCCAGAGAGAAAGGACGAAATTCAGGAACTCACA taCACAGATCTGGAGGAGAGCAGTGAGTGGGTGGTCTCCTCTTTAGAAGACAAACAGGAAAAGCCATTTCAGGGCTCTGGACCGGCAAAGAAAAGTCATGACTCACCCAGTACCAGTGTGTGGGGAACATCGACAGGAAAGGGATCCAAATCAG GTCTGACCGAAGCTGGAACAGGAAGCACGCTCAAGAGCAGCCTGTTCACCTTCAGCGACATCAGTGACTCCGAGGACATTAGCAATAAACACAATTAA
- the dzip1 gene encoding cilium assembly protein DZIP1 isoform X1: protein MPFQDGVYYPYPSDTQGNHSSAGIPSLLNSPLSQQSVNGHSAPGMMPSSGASTVLPFKFRPRRESVDWRRINAVDIDLVVSQLDVDALQEHISSVTFCSLDGERCQRCQSPVDPALVKLLRLAQLSVEWLLHCQEFLSFNLRTAEERLVAAGREREQLLAQQKKQEEKMKMLTTELKQRKKVIRTQQSLLTPRIISSHKCQHCEKSFLNSGFLQSHMQRRHPDEYEIQLRSDTDKKVQTDSLKSEVSSLKEQIVQLQHALQTKTAQEKEQQSMHKDVLRELDRFKAEEMARMDRKIEDSRDGMRREMEFLYSRNIQALNEANQYSKQEKPPSPVQSQPERDLDNYKEMQSQAIRKLEQQLKKQDKKWESRMQEIESEKNQLLNDLSRMQLLVSEHQEHSQKLQQEMGRKLQEKEQTIRAQRDQIRNISSNPPTRIVETPVILSTPEPEPKPKRVVLEEPVSAPKLDPIQELSEEEKESSSVSERRPVEKKPDPGLGKKQRATINVLRRNPNMKKEIRQELEKSVLNKLENLGVKPDQVGLKDKELSTILSKMHSKRQSNEYWLQREEISNTVDGKLETLSRGSDPALGSQTKTKHSFKVSQIRPRSSSLPSRATQIMSGPTVKQPKTPQPAPRTRTTTQPKTSTPNTKTVQRNFTPKTSPFSSDEEETEDDDTDMEAEEQPPRHHQNQRGKVPQLRLNQAAPVQIKATKSSPVLAKQTAVRNQFISSSQGSRGLTGGAMKTAVTKLDSDDEDKEDWSEISELQEIDPKQLQSFKDQNGNVDKRSFGKEKSVKKPAGGVSVFPERKDEIQELTYTDLEESSEWVVSSLEDKQEKPFQGSGPAKKSHDSPSTSVWGTSTGKGSKSGLTEAGTGSTLKSSLFTFSDISDSEDISNKHN from the exons ATG CCATTTCAAGACGGTGTCTACTACCCCTATCCTAGTGACACCCAGGGGAACCACTCTTCAGCGGGGATCCCATCCCTCCTGAATTCACCGCTCAGCCAGCAGTCTGTGAACGGCCACTCCGCACCAGGCATGATGCCTTCCAGCGGTGCCTCCACAGTCCTCCCCTTCAAGTTTCGTCCACGGAGGGAGAGCGTGGACTGGCGGCGTATCAACGCAGTGGACATTGATCTGGTGGTGAGCCAACTGGATGTGGATGCCCTTCAGGAGCACATCAGCTCTGTGACTTTCTGCAGCCTGGACGGGGAGCGATGTCAGCGTTGCCAGAGTCCTGTAGACCCAGCCTTGGTTAAGCTTCTGCGTCTCGCCCAGCTCTCAGTGGAGTGGCTCCTGCATTGCCAAGAGTTTTTGTCTTTTAACCTGCGGACCGCAGAGGAGAGGCTTGTGGCTGCTGGACGGGAGCGTGAGCAGCTGCTGGCTCAACAGAAGAAGCAAGAAGAGAAGATGAAGATGCTAACAACTGAGCTCAAGCAGAGGAAGAAGGTTATCCGCACCCAGCAGTCTCTGCTCACGCCAAGGATCATTAGCAGCCACAAG TGTCAGCATTGTGAAAAATCTTTCCTGAATTCTGGCTTCCTCCAGAGTCACATGCAGCGGCGCCACCCTGACGAGTATGAGATCC agCTGCGGTCCGACACTGATAAGAAAGTTCAGACTGACAGCCTCAAATCTGAGGTCAGCAGTTTGAAGGAACAGATTGTTCAGCTGCAACATGCCCTGCAAACCAAAACAGCCCAG GAAAAAGAACAGCAGTCGATGCACAAAGATGTTCTGAGAGAACTGGACCGTTTTAAGGCTGAGGAGATGGCACGCATGGACAGAAAGATAGAGGACAGCAGGGATGGCATGCGCCGGGAGATGGAATTTCTTTACTCCAGAAATATTCAGGCTcttaat GAAGCGAATCAGTACAGCAAACAAGAGAAACCACCCAGTCCTGTTCAGTCACAGCCAGAGAGAGATCTAGACAACTACAAAGAGATGCAGTCACAAGCAATCCGAAAGCTGGAACAACAGCTCAAAAAACAG GATAAAAAATGGGAATCCCGGATGCAAGAAATTGAGTCAGAAAAGAATCAG TTGTTGAATGACTTGAGCCGAATGCAGCTGCTGGTGTCGGAGCACCAGGAGCACAGCCAGAAGCTGCAGCAGGAGATGGGAAGGAAGCTACAGGAGAAGGAGCAGACTATCAGGGCTCAGCGGGACCAG ATTAGGAATATTTCCTCAAATCCTCCAACCAGAATAGTTGAAACACCAG tgattCTCAGtactccagaaccagaaccaaaaccaaagCGAGTTGTGCTTG AGGAGCCCGTCTCTGCTCCTAAGCTGGATCCTATACAGGAGCTGTCAGAAGAGGAGAAAG AGTCAAGCAGCGTCTCTGAAAGGCGACCGGTGGAAAAAAAGCCTGATCCTGGACTAGGGAAGAAACAGAGGGCAACAATCAATGTCCTGAGAAGAAACCCCAATATGAAGAAAGAGATTCGACAAGAACTTGAGAAGTCTGTcttgaacaaactggaaaatctTGGAGTCAAGCCT GATCAGGTTGGTCTGAAGGATAAGGAGCTGTCCACCATCCTGTCCAAGATGCATTCAAAACGCCAGAGCAATGAGTACTGGCTTCAGCGGGAGGAGATCTCCAACACTGTTGACGGAAAGCTGGAAACCCTGAGCAGAGGTAGTGACCCAGCTCTGGGGTCACAAACCAAGACCAAACACTCATTTAAAG TGTCACAGATACGGCCTCGATCCAGTAGCCTGCCCTCCAGAGCAACCCAGATCATGTCTGGACCTACGGTGAAGCAGCCCAAAACCCCTCAGCCAGCCCCGAGGACCAGGACCACCACCCAGCCCAAAACGTCTACGCCCAACACTAAGACCGTCCAGAGGAATTTCACTCCCAA GACATCACCTTTCAGTTCAGATGAGGAAGAAACAGAAGATGATGACACAGACATGGAGGCGGAGGAACAGCCCCCCAGACATCATCAGAATCAGAGGGGCAAAGTCCCACAGCTCAGACTGAACCAGGCTGCCCCAGTCCAAATCAAAGCCACTAAGTCCAGTCCAGTTCTGGCAAAGCAGACCGCAGTTCGGAACCAGTTTATTTCCAGCTCCCAGGGGTCGAGAGGATTGACGGGCGGCGCGATGAAGACGGCCGTCACAAAGCTAGACAGCGATGATGAGGATAAGGAGGACTGGTCAGAAATCAGTGAGCTGCAAGAAATCGACCCCAAACAGCTCCAGAGTTTCAAAGACCAGAATGGCAACGTGGATAAGAGGAGCTTCGGTAAAG AGAAATCTGTCAAGAAACCAGCAGGGGGCGTCAGTGTCTTTCCAGAGAGAAAGGACGAAATTCAGGAACTCACA taCACAGATCTGGAGGAGAGCAGTGAGTGGGTGGTCTCCTCTTTAGAAGACAAACAGGAAAAGCCATTTCAGGGCTCTGGACCGGCAAAGAAAAGTCATGACTCACCCAGTACCAGTGTGTGGGGAACATCGACAGGAAAGGGATCCAAATCAG GTCTGACCGAAGCTGGAACAGGAAGCACGCTCAAGAGCAGCCTGTTCACCTTCAGCGACATCAGTGACTCCGAGGACATTAGCAATAAACACAATTAA